From Asterias amurensis chromosome 3, ASM3211899v1, a single genomic window includes:
- the LOC139934767 gene encoding NACHT, LRR and PYD domains-containing protein 3-like yields MSYSEIGFDDKNKKEYIHRYFSNYDSEHHDHVYSEINKSETLRSLGEIPLFLWLMCSSLTQPGSQLPDRISELLRLATSLMYEQKISKDCTSKPQQKITEEGFNLLMTKLGRVALGGLMFTSRGKYSFAVSEFDSEDDVNLGCDVGLLARVQTMHGMKKVERVKFYHTILMQFCCSVYLSGITESGNTGKFNEHMSTLLEGDVERFGYLFRFCSGLNMKAAQCVVEMTKKHLSVYNKNTPVDCERYICLHKIMMLALFEAKLGVTVKTLELDEWVRFPYELKGEDLLAAHYFVQNLQQRSSLQHVSHLTIICQGQTDLDLLTQTMAGIVMCDLTLEVVGINMSDKIHKLKNISKCVISLTLNKCQLSCASVPGLFKLLKSATKLKILKLSENNLHGLKSVQMPNNLSLGYLILNDSKLTKDDIGPLFSIVAAAGSVTKLRIHENDLHGIKAEEITPVSSLDELHLIACGIQIDDIGPLFSIVAAAGSVTKLVLCGNDLNGIKADEVTLVSSLKELHLYACGIQSGDIGPIFSILAATGSVTKLVLIENNLHGIKGDAITRISLLKELHLYESGIQIDDIGPLFSIVAAAGDITRLILYRNDLHGIKPDEITRVSSLKELQLSSCGIQSDDIAPLFSIVAAAGSVSTLTLVENDLHGIKGDEITTFSSLDALHLIACGIQSDDIGPLFSIVASAGSVTKLVLEQNNFHGIKADKITPVSSLKELQISSCGIKGDDIRPLFSIVATAGNVARLALHTNDLHGLKVDKITPVSSLIELHLEACGIQSDDIGPLFSIVAAAGSVSTLVLDKNNLHGIKGDEITLVSSLIELHLYECGIQSDDIGPLFSIMAAAGRVTKLFLRKNNLHRCIKGDRITRISSLKKIYLTSCGINKNDIEPIFSIVAAADSVRTLVLRKNDLHGIQGDQITQVPSLEDCI; encoded by the exons ATGTCATACAGTGAGA TTGGATTCGATGACAAGAATAAGAAAGAATATATCCATAGATACTTCAGCAACTATGATTCCGAACACCATGATCATGTTTATTCTGAAATAAATAAGTCTGAAACACTCCGTAGTTTAGGGGAGATTCCTCTGTTTCTTTGGCTAATGTGTTCATCTTTAACACAGCCCGGAAGTCAACTACCTGACAGGATTTCAGAACTGCTTCGTCTCGCCACCAGCTTAATGTATGAGCAAAAGATAAGCAAAGATTGCACATCCAAGCCCCAGCAGAAAATAACCGAAGAGGGGTTTAATTTGCTGATGACCAAACTTGGGCGGGTTGCACTTGGAGGTTTGATGTTTACAAGTCGTGGAAAGTATTCCTTCGCAGTTTCAGAGTTTGATTCAGAGGACGATGTCAATTTGGGATGTGATGTCGGCTTGCTGGCCCGAGTACAAACCATGCACGGTATGAAAAAGGTCGAACGAGTCAAGTTCTACCACACGATATTAATGCAGTTTTGTTGTTCCGTTTACCTGTCTGGTATTACGGAGTCTGGCAATACTGGCAAATTCAACGAGCACATGTCAACATTGTTAGAAGGAGACGTAGAAAGATTTGGATACTTATTCCGTTTCTGCAGCGGACTGAACATGAAAGCTGCACAATGCGTTGTAGAAATGACCAAGAAGCACCTTTCGGTTTACAATAAAAACACTCCTGTTGATTGCGAAAGGTATATCTGTTTGCATAAGATAATGATGTTGGCTTTGTTTGAAGCCAAGCTTGGTGTGACTGTCAAAACCCTGGAGCTAGATGAGTGGGTAAGATTTCCATACGAGCTGAAAGGAGAAGACCTACTGGCAGCACATTACTTTGTTCAAAACCTACAGCAACGATCCAGTCTTCAGCATGTTTCACATTTAACGATAATATGTCAAGGACAGACCGATTTAGATCTCCTAACACAAACAATGGCTGGAATAGTGATGTGTGATTTAACATTAGAAGTAGTAGGAATCAATATGAGCGACAAGATACATAAACTCAAAAACATTTCTAAATGTGTAATATCACTGACACTAAATAAATGTCAGTTAAGCTGTGCCTCTGTCCCTGGACTTTTCAAGTTACTTAAATCTGCTACCAAGTTGAAGATACTTAAGTTGAGTGAAAACAATTTGCACGGTTTGAAATCGGTTCAGATGCCCAACAATCTTTCCTTAGGGTACTTGATACTTAATGACAGTAAGCTGACAAAGGATGATATCGGGCCacttttctccatcgtggctgcagCAGGTAGTGTAACAAAACTGCGTATACATGAAAatgatctccatggtattaaggcgGAAGAGATAACTCCTGTTTCCTCATTGGACGAATTGCATCTAATTGCATGTGGTATACAGATTGATGATATTGGGCCACTTTTCTCCATCGttgctgctgcaggtagtgtaacaaAACTCGTTCTATGCGGAAACGATCTCAATGGTATCAAGGCGGACGAGGTTACTCTTGTTTCTTCCCTAAAGGAATTGCATCTATACGCATGTGGTATACAGAGTGGTGATATTGGGCCAATTTTCTCTATCTTGGCTGCTACAGGTAGTGTAACAAAACTCGTTCTAATCGAAAACAATCTTCACGGTATTAAGGGGGATGCGATAACTCGTATTTCTTTattgaaggaattgcatcttTACGAGAGCGGTATACAGATTGATGATATTGGGCCacttttctccatcgtggctgcagCAGGTGATATAACAAGGCTCATTCTATACAGAAACGACCTCCATGGTATCAAGCCGGACGAGATAACTCGTGTTTCTTCTTTGAAGGAATTGCAATTAAGCTCttgtggtatacagagtgatgatattgcgccacttttctccatcgtggctgctgcaggaaGTGTATCGACACTTACTTTAGTCGaaaacgatctccatggtattaaagGAGACGAGATAACTACCTTTTCCTCCTTGGATGCATTGCATCTAATTGCatgtggtatacagagtgatgatattgggccactcttctccatcgtggcttctgcaggtagtgtaacgaaacTTGTTCtagaacaaaataatttccATGGTATTAAGGCAGACAAGATAACTCCCGTTTCTTCATTGAAGGAATTGCAAATAAGCTCCTGTGGTATCAAGGGTGACGATATTCGGCCACTTTTCTCCATTGTGGCTACTGCAGGTAATGTAGCGAGACTTGCTCTTCATACAAACGATCTCCATGGTCTTAAGGTGGACAAGATAACTCCTGTTTCTTCCCTGATTGAACTGCACCTAGAGGCGTGCGGTATAcaaagtgatgatattgggccaCTTTTCTCCATTGTGGCGGCTGCAGGAAGTGTATCGACACTTGTTTTAGATAAAAAcaatctccatggtattaagggagACGAGATAACTCTCGTTTCTTCCTTGATTGAATTGCATCTGTACGagtgtggtatacagagtgatgatattggacCACTTTTCTCCATCATGGCTGCTGCAGGTCGTGTAACTAAACTGTTTCTACGCAAAAACAATCTCCACCGTTGTATCAAGGGAGACCGGATAACTCGTATTTCTTCCTTGAAGAAAATCTATCTAACCTCATGTGGTATAAACAAGAATGATATTGAACCCATTTTCTcaatcgtggctgctgcagatAGTGTAAGGACACTTGTTTTACGCAaaaacgatctccatggtattcaAGGGGACCAGATAACTCAAGTTCCATCCTTGGAAGATTGTATCTAG
- the LOC139934766 gene encoding stimulated by retinoic acid gene 6 protein-like — protein sequence MNLTSSVSTCGNNFVFNTWLNYTLLASLPIIVFFCFLERRVNLWPTFLNGRPGIATPINLIDAYNDRLASALAFVCVSVLVFNKITHDDHEAVTQPSTDTVPLMLRGVLGFLNNIWKALLVCTASYPIFLCLGTKHKVTGKAIGVVYSLLWTAFFIGRLAGCRNELSDLLISGPGFVFFVLLTFRFGHGLVKYLNRLRLSSLKGNTAPSQSAPSKFKESHFYQRTKYLLSRPLPKEYGGNFILRELRKYFCHEKGFKFSRQNTSVLAMVLLLTYLTCTVNYSYLLPLLKTIGALSYVLLEVDFEVTFWLANIVAFIFCVLSNIDAQKRYR from the exons ATGAATTTGACAAGCAGCGTCTCCACATGCGGGAACAATTTTGTCTTCAATACGTGGTTGAATTACACACTTCTAGCTTCG CTCCCGATCATAgtctttttctgttttctgGAGCGCAGAGTGAATCTCTGGCCGACTTTCTTGAATGGAAGGCCAGGTATTGCAAC TCCTATTAATCTTATTGACGCTTACAATGACCGCCTGGCGTCGGCTTtagcttttgtttgtgtgtctgTTCTGGTCTTCAATAAGATTACACACGATGACCATGAAGCCGTCACACAACCTTCGACTGACACCGTTCCCTTAATGCTGAGAg GAGTCCTGGGATTCCTGAACAATATTTGGAAGGCGCTCTTAGTGTGTACGGCAAGTTATCCGATCTTTTTGTGCCTGGGCACCAAGCACAAAGTGACTGGAAAAGCGATTGGGGTTGTCTATAGTCTACTATG GACTGCGTTCTTCATTGGTCGACTCGCTGGATGCAGAAATGAACTG TCAGATCTATTGATAAGTGGACCCGGCTTTGTGTTTTTCGTCCTCTTGACTTTCCGGTTTGGGCACGGGCTGGTGAAATACTTAAACCGATTAAGGCTTTcg AGTCTTAAGGGAAACACAGCACCGAGTCAGTCTGCACCATCAAAGTTTAAGGAATCTCATTTCTACCAAAGGACTAAGTATTTGCTGTCAAGACCACTACCGAAGGAGTA TGGAGGAAACTTCATATTGCGAGAACTTCGGAAATATTTTTGCCATGAAAAAG GTTTCAAGTTTTCTAGACAGAACACTTCTGTCCTTGCTATGGTATTGTTACTGACATACTTG ACTTGCACAGTCAATTACAGTTACTTATTGCCACTTTTGAAAACTATCGGAGCCTTGTCCTACGTCTTGCTTGAAGTTGATTTTGAAG TGACGTTCTGGCTCGCCAATATTGTCGCCTTCATCTTCTGCGTGTTGTCAAACATTGATGCCCAGAAGCGGTACAGGTGA